Within the Porphyromonadaceae bacterium W3.11 genome, the region CTAAGCTCGCCGAAAACGTCACCTACTTCCGTGACAAGATGATTGCCCTAGGCTTTGACATTAAGCCTACTCAGAGTGCTATCTGTGCAGTAATGCTTTATGATGCACCATTGAGCCAGAAGTTTGCAGCTCGCATGCTTGAGGAAGGTATATATGTAACTGGATTCTATTACCCAGTTGTACCAAAGGGCGAAGCTCGTATCCGTGTACAGCTATCTGCTGGTCACGATCGTGAGCACCTAGATAAGGCTATCGCTGCATTTGAAAAGGTAGGACGTGAACTTGGAGTAATCAAGTAACTCTCCCCCCTACTTAATAATCTATAAAGATCGAGGACTTATCTATGCATAGATAAGTCCTCGCTTTTATTTAATGAAAACAGATAAGCCTTCATTCGGTCCTAAATGCTTTAGCTGATATTTCTTTGCTTATACGTTTTTCTATAATAAATATTCCCTTATCGGTAAGAGACCTTCCACTTTACTGACAAGACAACTCATTATTTAGATAAAAAAGGAGGCCTCATAGTATGAGAATGGCACTAGGAATGAAACAAAAGCCCTAATACTGAATCAACACTCTAGTCGCATATCGTGCAAAACACTCCGTAACAAAAATAGATCCCCAGGTAGACACTTTTTTCTTTCATGCTGATAAGATTATTTTGTATAATTACTTTTTATAAGAATTTACCACAAGAAAAAGTAAAGTCATGGAAATAAGAGTCATTAAGGGCGATATCACGACCGCGGATGTAGATGCTATTGTCAATGCGGCTAATAACACGCTACTGGGTGGTGGCGGTGTGGATGGTGCCATACATAGAGCCGCCGGAGAGGAGCTATATCATGAATGTAAAACACTTGGTGGATGTGCCACGGGAGAGGCAAAAATAACTAAGGGTTATAACCTAAAGGCGAAGTACGTCATCCATACCGTAGGTCCCATTTGGGAGGACGGGACTAAAGGAGAGCCCGAGTTACTAGCCAATTGTTATATCAATGCCATCAAACTTGCTAATGAATATCAGCTCTCCTCAATCGCGTTTCCAGCGATCAGTACTGGAGTCTATCACTATCCAGTAACATTGGCATCCCGCGTAGCTATTGATACGCTTAGACGGACAAATTACGAAGGACTCATCCTGATTTATGCTTTTGATGACCTGACCTATGAGACCTACACAG harbors:
- a CDS encoding O-acetyl-ADP-ribose deacetylase, translated to MEIRVIKGDITTADVDAIVNAANNTLLGGGGVDGAIHRAAGEELYHECKTLGGCATGEAKITKGYNLKAKYVIHTVGPIWEDGTKGEPELLANCYINAIKLANEYQLSSIAFPAISTGVYHYPVTLASRVAIDTLRRTNYEGLILIYAFDDLTYETYTDILSE